The following proteins are encoded in a genomic region of Brachypodium distachyon strain Bd21 chromosome 1, Brachypodium_distachyon_v3.0, whole genome shotgun sequence:
- the LOC100845554 gene encoding uncharacterized protein LOC100845554 isoform X2: MAAEVLVGAERRVLISAAAIPTPPPPPPESLLGRLDQIDLRLRQLEEEQRRRPSSASPDAAANSGRGRAHHHQHSKSMPSSAAMHHQQQQVLIRGKLMDRLDLLESRIRQLGSELDLGDNGNGNGKAPAEDRAWSEPPPLPEPRGDPRARPAAAASWSAVQILQRGARQLHHRNNGKPSPAKVKKLKEAKCACEEEKRKAERSGSRASGRRWFTVGC; the protein is encoded by the exons ATGGCCGCCGAGGTGCTGGTCGGAGCGGAGCGCCGCGTCCTcatcagcgccgccgccatccccacgccgcctcctccgccgccggagagccTGCTCGGCCGCCTCGACCAGATCGACCTACGG CTGAggcagctggaggaggagcagcggcggcggccctcctcggcctcgccggacgccgccgccaactccggccgcggccgcgcgcaccaccaccagcacagCAAGTCGATGCCGTCTTCGGCGGCAATGCACCACCAACAGCAGCAGGTGCTGATCAGGGGCAAGCTCATGGACCGCCTGGACCTGCTCGAGTCGCGCATCCGGCAGCTCGGCTCCGAGCTCGACCTCGGCGacaacggcaacggcaacggcaagGCCCCCGCGGAGGACCGCGCGTGgtccgagccgccgccgctgccggagccAAGGGGAgacccgcgcgcgcgccccgcggcggcggcgagctggaGCGCCGTGCAGATCCTGCAGCGCGGCGCGCGCCAGCTCCACCACCGCAACAACGGCAAGCCCAGCCCCGCCAAG gtgaagaagctcaaggaggccAAGTGCgcgtgcgaggaggagaagaggaaggcggAGCGGAGCGGCAGCAGAGCATCTGGCCGGAGGTGGTTCACCGTCGGATGCTGA
- the LOC100845554 gene encoding uncharacterized protein LOC100845554 isoform X1, with protein MAAEVLVGAERRVLISAAAIPTPPPPPPESLLGRLDQIDLRLRQLEEEQRRRPSSASPDAAANSGRGRAHHHQHSKSMPSSAAMHHQQQQVLIRGKLMDRLDLLESRIRQLGSELDLGDNGNGNGKAPAEDRAWSEPPPLPEPRGDPRARPAAAASWSAVQILQRGARQLHHRNNGKPSPAKKVKKLKEAKCACEEEKRKAERSGSRASGRRWFTVGC; from the exons ATGGCCGCCGAGGTGCTGGTCGGAGCGGAGCGCCGCGTCCTcatcagcgccgccgccatccccacgccgcctcctccgccgccggagagccTGCTCGGCCGCCTCGACCAGATCGACCTACGG CTGAggcagctggaggaggagcagcggcggcggccctcctcggcctcgccggacgccgccgccaactccggccgcggccgcgcgcaccaccaccagcacagCAAGTCGATGCCGTCTTCGGCGGCAATGCACCACCAACAGCAGCAGGTGCTGATCAGGGGCAAGCTCATGGACCGCCTGGACCTGCTCGAGTCGCGCATCCGGCAGCTCGGCTCCGAGCTCGACCTCGGCGacaacggcaacggcaacggcaagGCCCCCGCGGAGGACCGCGCGTGgtccgagccgccgccgctgccggagccAAGGGGAgacccgcgcgcgcgccccgcggcggcggcgagctggaGCGCCGTGCAGATCCTGCAGCGCGGCGCGCGCCAGCTCCACCACCGCAACAACGGCAAGCCCAGCCCCGCCAAG aaggtgaagaagctcaaggaggccAAGTGCgcgtgcgaggaggagaagaggaaggcggAGCGGAGCGGCAGCAGAGCATCTGGCCGGAGGTGGTTCACCGTCGGATGCTGA
- the LOC100845862 gene encoding putative F-box/FBD/LRR-repeat protein At2g05300, with the protein MATAAAAAGKRARTGDGDDHDDRISHLPDALLGTIISLLPTKESCRTQLLSRRWRPLWLSSPLNLTADFDLRTTVRSRAALVSAILSAHHGPGRRFSFPSIPISRLLLLLHRPRGSRRMVPLPRPRQSPGAPHRVPRLALRGPAAASHGPPAPFLPAPPRADAAHRQDRQLRLPRRAPSVPEIPATLQSVSIPAEAAFHAMISGCLVLESLLLWEVRAVGECRRLRISSQSIRSIGFRDDRLLGKEELVIEDAPRVERLLILYPGTGETARIIRAPKLEILGPLPSGISKVEIGTDLVIQGMIPVSSMSKIRTVKVLALTSSWQRPEYLDAVLDVLRCFPCLEKLYVIARRWIRQTSVGTIH; encoded by the exons atggccacggcggcggcggcggccgggaagCGGGCACgcaccggcgacggcgatgacCACGACGACCGCATCAGCCACCTCCCAGACGCCCTCCTCGGCACCatcatctccctcctcccgacCAAGGAATCCTGCCGCACGCAGCTCCTCTCCCGCCGCTGGCGCCCGCTCTGGCTCTCCTCCCCGCTAAACCTCACCGCCGACTTCGACCTCCGCACCACCGTCCGGTCCCGCGCGGCCCTCGTCTCCGCCATCCTGTCCGCCCACCacggccccggccgccgcttcTCCTTCCCCTCCATCCCCATCAgccgactcctcctcctcctccaccgccctCGCGGATCTCGACGCATGGTTCCGCTCCCGCGCCCTCGGCAATCTCCAGGAGCTCCACATCGGGTACCACGACTGGCGCTCCGggggcccgccgccgcctcacaCGGGCCTCCCGCTCCCTTCCTCCCTGCTCCGCCTCGCGCCGACGCTGCTCACCGCCAAGATCGGCAACTTCGGCTTCCCCGACGAGCTCCTTCGGTCCCTGAAATTCCCGCGACTTTGCAGAGCGTTTCGAtcccggcggaggcggcgtttCACGCCATGATTTCCGGATGCCTGGTCTTGGAGTCGTTATTGCTGTGGGAAGTTCGTGCTGTGGGGGaatgccgccgcctccggatCAGCTCGCAGAGTATCCGGAGCATCGGGTTCCGTGATGATCGTTTACTGGGGAAAGAGGAACTGGTCATCGAGGATGCTCCTCGTGTTGAAAGATTGCTGATACTATATCCGGGAACGGGTGAGACTGCTCGGATCATCAGAGCTCCTAAACTTGAGATATTGGGCCCTTTGCCGTCTGGCATCAGCAAAGTCGAGATTGGAACTGATCTGGTCATCCAG GGAATGATCCCCGTCAGTTCGATGAGCAAGATACGCACCGTGAAGGTTTTGGCTCTCACGTCTTCTTGGCAGCGTCCGGAATATCTGGATGCTGTTCTTGATGTCCTCAGATGCTTCCCCTGTTTGGAAAAGCTCTATGTCATT GCTCGTCGATGGATACGACAAACGTCCGTCGGTACGATCCATTAG
- the LOC100846165 gene encoding BAG family molecular chaperone regulator 1 → MLGVIPKSRRAAAAVELGSPPTMKKKTSPPSPSPATVAAGGKVAAEEVWEVRPGGMLVQKRDAGGDEEIQPALSSVKPVPTIRVKVKQHGGATHEIYISAEATFGELRKMVAERTGAHPEDLKVSYKDKARDPKAFLDMAGVKDRSRIAVADDPEARARRLVEERREGHLRKAAAAVSAVAAEVDKIAPKVEAMEASVRKGEKVAEKDLVTVTELLMNELLKLDAVVAGGDVKAQRRVQVKRVQKYVETLDAVAAKNAAIVCKPAAGKQKPQPQPQPQSLRQQQPPQQQTHRQQQQQQTQRQQQQQQQPTRWEMFDLLSSLPSTSSAASSTTTVSSTASSGAPPQANRLDWML, encoded by the exons ATGCTGGGAGTGATCCCCAAGTCGAGGAGagccgcggcggccgtggagctcgggtcgccgccgacgatgaagaagaagacgagccctccttctccttctccggcgacggtggcggcgggggggaAGGTGGCCGCGGAGGAGGTGTGGGAGGTCCGGCCGGGCGGGATGCTCGTCCAGAAGCGCGACGCggggggcgacgaggagatTCAGCCGGCGCTGAGCTCGGTGAAGCCGGTGCCGACGATCCGTGTCAAGGTGAAGCAGCACGGCGGCGCGACCCACGAGATCTACATCAGCGCGGAGGCGACGTTCGGggagctgaggaagatggTGGCGGAGCGGACGGGGGCGCACCCGGAGGACCTCAAGGTGTCGTACAAGGACAAGGCGCGGGACCCCAAGGCGTTCCTCGACATGGCCGGCGTCAAGGACCGGTCCCGgatcgccgtcgccgacgacCCCGaggcccgcgcccgccgcctcgtTGAGGAGCGCCGGGAAGggcacctccgcaaggccgccgccgctgtcagtgccgtcgccgccgaggtcgaCAAGATCGCCCCCAAG GTGGAGGCGATGGAGGCGTCGGTGAGGAAAGGGGAGAAGGTGGCGGAGAAGGATTTGGTGACGGTGACGGAGCTGCTCATGAACGAGCTGCTCAAGCtcgacgccgtcgtcgccggcggcgacgtcaAGGCCCAGCGCCGGGTTCAG gTGAAGAGGGTGCAGAAGTACGTGGAGACGCTGGACGCCGTGGCGGCCAAGAACGCCGCCATCGTTTGCAAGCCAGCCGCCGGGAAGCAgaagccgcagccgcagccacaGCCGCAGTCTCTTCGCCAACAgcagccgccgcagcagcagacacatcgccagcagcagcagcagcagactCAGcgccaacagcagcagcagcagcagccgacgCGGTGGGAGATGTTCGACCTGCTGTCGTCGCTGCCGTCCACGTcgtcggcggcctcctccaccaccaccgtcAGCTCCACGGCGTCctccggcgcgccgccgcaggcCAACCGCCTCGACTGGATGCTCTGA